One Nonomuraea angiospora DNA segment encodes these proteins:
- a CDS encoding ArsA family ATPase: MSPRVLLFTGKGGVGKTTAAAATATLAARRGLKTLIVSTDTAHSLADALDVEPGEIAPGLHLHQVDTQRSLERHWGELQQYARGVLSELGLDEITSEEITVLPGAEEVIALLELREHAREGRWDVIVVDCAPTAETLRLLALPEALDWHVSKLMPVGRRLVRLVSPFMRSVAHVSAPGEEVMSAGERLHRGLMEVRELLTGDHASVRLVLTPESVVLAEARRTLTSLNLYGYRVDAVIANRVFPSGGADEWREGWAAAQSRLLAEAEQSFAPLPIHVIPYLPAEPVGIDALAEVGEAMYGESDPFAAHAVEPPLRMDADELVLALPGADRGDVDLARKGDELIVTAGPYRRILALPAALARRKITGAALRDGVLRVGFSPGSESAS, encoded by the coding sequence TTGAGCCCGAGGGTCCTGCTCTTCACCGGGAAGGGCGGCGTCGGCAAGACCACGGCCGCCGCCGCCACCGCCACGCTCGCCGCCAGGCGCGGGCTCAAGACGCTCATCGTCTCGACCGACACCGCCCACTCGCTGGCCGACGCGCTCGATGTCGAGCCCGGCGAGATCGCGCCGGGCCTGCACCTGCACCAGGTGGACACGCAGAGGTCGCTGGAGCGCCACTGGGGCGAGCTGCAGCAGTACGCCAGGGGCGTGCTGAGCGAGCTGGGCCTCGACGAGATCACCTCCGAGGAGATCACCGTGCTGCCCGGCGCCGAGGAGGTCATCGCCCTCCTGGAGCTGCGCGAGCACGCCCGCGAGGGCCGCTGGGACGTGATCGTCGTCGACTGCGCGCCCACCGCCGAGACGCTGCGGCTGCTGGCCCTGCCCGAGGCGCTCGACTGGCACGTCAGCAAGCTCATGCCCGTCGGGCGCAGGCTCGTCAGGCTCGTCTCGCCGTTCATGCGCAGCGTCGCCCACGTCAGCGCGCCCGGCGAGGAGGTCATGAGCGCGGGCGAGCGCCTGCACCGCGGCCTCATGGAGGTGCGCGAGCTGCTCACCGGCGACCACGCCTCCGTGCGGCTCGTGCTCACGCCCGAGTCCGTGGTGCTCGCCGAGGCCAGGCGCACCCTCACCTCGCTCAACCTGTACGGCTACCGCGTCGACGCCGTCATCGCCAACCGCGTCTTCCCCTCCGGCGGCGCCGACGAGTGGCGCGAGGGGTGGGCGGCGGCGCAGTCCAGGCTGCTGGCCGAGGCGGAGCAGTCGTTCGCGCCGCTGCCCATCCACGTCATCCCCTACCTGCCCGCCGAGCCCGTCGGCATCGACGCGCTGGCCGAGGTGGGCGAGGCGATGTACGGCGAGTCCGACCCGTTCGCCGCCCACGCCGTCGAGCCGCCGCTGCGGATGGACGCCGACGAGCTGGTCCTCGCCCTGCCCGGCGCCGACCGCGGCGACGTCGACCTGGCCCGCAAGGGCGACGAGCTGATCGTCACGGCCGGGCCCTACCGCAGGATCCTGGCGCTGCCCGCGGCCCTGGCCCGCAGGAAGATCACCGGGGCCGCGCTCCGCGACGGCGTGCTGCGGGTAGGTTTCAGCCCGGGGAGCGAATCCGCGTCCTGA
- a CDS encoding ABC transporter substrate-binding protein produces MDRRLPISRRNLLLGAAALGVPAALVGCGSDDTPAPAGGRSAGNLGTVTIGSNASDEIPKKSLETQVKAFTQATVKINTVDHNTFQENINRYLRGTPEDVFTWFAGYRMQFFAAQGLATDVSDVWREIGGDYTQAFKDQSTGTDGKQYFVPATYYPWAVFYRKSVWQEKGYQPPATLDEFTALAGKMKADGLIPIAFADKDGWPAMGTFDILNMRINGYDFHVSLMAGKESWTDPKVKQVFDTWRGLMEYHQPAALGRTWQEAGQSLAQKKTGMYLLGMFVAQQFPEADRADLDFFTFPEINPAYGTDSIDAPIDGYMISAKARNVDGAKALLKHLAQASSQNIATKLDPGTLAASSKADTSGYSALQKRGAELVSKATHIAQFLDRDTRPDFASTVMIPSLQSFVSKPGEIDSLLASIEKQKANIFR; encoded by the coding sequence ATGGACCGACGTCTGCCGATCTCCCGCCGCAATCTCCTGCTCGGAGCAGCCGCGCTCGGCGTGCCCGCCGCCCTCGTCGGCTGCGGCTCCGACGACACCCCGGCCCCCGCCGGCGGCAGGTCCGCCGGCAACCTGGGGACGGTCACGATCGGCTCCAACGCCTCGGATGAGATCCCGAAGAAGTCCCTGGAGACCCAGGTCAAGGCCTTCACGCAGGCCACGGTCAAGATCAACACGGTGGACCACAACACGTTCCAGGAGAACATCAACCGCTACCTGCGCGGCACGCCCGAGGACGTGTTCACCTGGTTCGCCGGCTACCGGATGCAGTTCTTCGCCGCGCAGGGGCTGGCGACCGACGTCTCGGACGTGTGGCGGGAGATCGGCGGCGACTACACGCAGGCGTTCAAGGACCAGTCGACCGGGACCGACGGCAAGCAGTACTTCGTGCCGGCCACGTACTATCCCTGGGCGGTCTTCTACCGCAAGAGCGTCTGGCAGGAGAAGGGATACCAGCCGCCGGCCACGCTGGACGAGTTCACCGCGCTGGCCGGGAAGATGAAGGCCGACGGGCTCATCCCCATCGCGTTCGCCGACAAGGACGGCTGGCCGGCGATGGGCACGTTCGACATCCTCAACATGCGGATCAACGGCTACGACTTCCACGTCTCGCTCATGGCCGGCAAGGAGTCGTGGACCGACCCCAAGGTCAAGCAGGTCTTCGACACCTGGCGGGGGCTGATGGAGTACCACCAGCCGGCCGCGCTCGGCCGCACCTGGCAGGAGGCCGGGCAGTCGCTGGCGCAGAAGAAGACCGGGATGTACCTCCTGGGGATGTTCGTCGCCCAGCAGTTCCCCGAGGCCGACCGCGCGGACCTCGACTTCTTCACCTTCCCCGAGATCAACCCGGCGTACGGGACCGACTCGATCGACGCGCCCATCGACGGCTACATGATCTCCGCCAAGGCCAGGAACGTGGACGGCGCCAAGGCGCTGCTCAAGCACCTCGCCCAGGCCTCCTCGCAGAACATCGCCACGAAGCTGGACCCGGGCACGCTGGCCGCCAGCTCCAAGGCCGACACCTCCGGCTACAGCGCCCTGCAGAAGCGCGGCGCCGAGCTGGTGTCGAAGGCCACCCACATCGCGCAGTTCCTCGACCGCGACACGCGGCCGGACTTCGCCTCCACCGTGATGATCCCGTCGCTGCAGTCGTTCGTGAGCAAACCCGGCGAGATCGACTCCCTGCTGGCGAGCATCGAGAAGCAGAAGGCCAACATCTTCCGCTGA
- a CDS encoding metallophosphoesterase family protein: MRVHVVSDVHGRADALARAGDGADALVCLGDLILFVDYDDHAQGIFPDLFGAERAAELIALRTAKRFDEARAMSARLWATLDGDPREHIERRVRSQYETLFAAMPTPAFLTYGNVDLPRLWGDYLRPGIQVLDGQVAEIGGLRFGFVGGGLRTPYRTPYEISDEEYAAKVEAVGEVDVLCCHIPPAVPELLYDVVARRFERGSEATLAAIERTQPRYALFGHVHNPLYARTRIGRTECVNVGHFRGRGEPFVLEW; the protein is encoded by the coding sequence ATGAGGGTCCATGTCGTCAGCGATGTCCATGGCAGGGCCGACGCGCTGGCCAGGGCCGGCGACGGGGCGGACGCGCTGGTCTGCCTGGGCGACCTGATCCTTTTCGTCGACTACGACGACCACGCGCAGGGCATCTTCCCCGACCTGTTCGGCGCCGAGCGGGCCGCCGAGCTCATCGCGCTGCGCACGGCCAAGCGGTTCGACGAGGCCAGGGCCATGTCCGCGCGCCTGTGGGCGACGCTCGACGGCGACCCGCGCGAGCACATCGAACGCCGCGTGCGCTCCCAGTACGAGACCCTCTTCGCCGCCATGCCCACCCCGGCCTTCCTCACCTACGGCAACGTCGACCTGCCGCGGCTGTGGGGCGACTACCTCAGGCCCGGCATCCAGGTGCTCGACGGGCAGGTGGCGGAGATCGGCGGCCTGCGGTTCGGGTTCGTGGGCGGCGGGCTGCGGACCCCCTACCGCACGCCGTACGAGATCAGCGACGAGGAGTACGCGGCCAAGGTCGAGGCGGTCGGGGAGGTGGACGTGCTGTGCTGCCACATCCCGCCGGCCGTGCCCGAGCTCCTCTACGACGTGGTGGCCAGGCGGTTCGAGCGCGGCAGCGAGGCCACGCTGGCGGCCATCGAGCGGACCCAGCCGCGCTACGCGCTCTTCGGCCACGTGCACAACCCGCTCTACGCGCGCACCCGCATCGGGCGCACCGAATGCGTGAACGTGGGCCACTTCCGCGGAAGGGGCGAGCCGTTCGTCCTCGAATGGTGA
- a CDS encoding SRPBCC family protein has product MADRTTSSTTISAGRPEVMAVIADFPSYPDWAGQVKSAEVLTTDGQGMPETVRFVLDAGMISDTYTLGYSWQDDHVSWQVVEPGKMVSELQGSYRLADTGRGTDVTYELTVDLSVPMIGMIKRKAEKVIVDTALKGLKKRVEGS; this is encoded by the coding sequence ATGGCTGATCGCACCACTTCGAGCACCACCATCAGCGCCGGCCGGCCCGAGGTCATGGCGGTCATCGCCGACTTCCCCTCGTACCCCGACTGGGCCGGGCAGGTCAAGAGCGCCGAGGTCCTCACCACCGACGGGCAGGGCATGCCGGAGACGGTGCGCTTCGTCCTCGACGCCGGGATGATCAGTGACACCTACACCCTCGGCTACAGCTGGCAGGACGACCACGTGAGCTGGCAGGTGGTCGAGCCGGGCAAGATGGTCTCCGAGCTGCAGGGGAGTTACCGGCTCGCCGACACGGGCAGGGGCACGGACGTGACGTACGAGCTCACGGTCGATCTGAGCGTGCCCATGATCGGCATGATCAAGCGCAAGGCCGAGAAGGTGATCGTGGACACCGCGCTCAAGGGCCTCAAGAAGCGCGTCGAAGGCAGCTGA
- a CDS encoding AMP-dependent synthetase/ligase: protein MREYSVPVLVDVPASAGLSDTVFKRAEQEPGAVIMRRKADSGWPVVTASEFRDQVVEVAKGLIAAGISHGDRVALMSRTRYEWTLVDYAIWTIGAVTVPIYETSSVEQVRWILTDSEAKAVFVELDEHEETVREAAPELKAVWRIDGALEPGDVSDADVDRRRERVGIADLATVVYTSGTTGRPKGCRITHDNLLFTALNVLRGPLEPLFATKDPAALLFLPLAHILARIIQVVLIEAGAVIAHTPNMKNVAPDLQDFKPTFLLGVPRVFEKVYNGAEQKAISGGKGKIFASAVDVATASSRASAAGVPLGLRLKHLLFDRLVYTKLRAATGGRLSAAVSGGGALGERLGHFFRGVGIEVFEGYGLTETTGPCTVNMPYGNKIGTVGKPLPGVSLRIADDGEILAKGRNVSPGYWRNDEATAEVIDAEGWFHTGDIGELDADGYLRITGRKKEILVTAAGKNVAPGPIEDALRAHPLISQAMIVGDGRPFVAALITLDPEALPDGASPAALRTDPAVLAQVQEAVDRANLLVSKPEQIKKFTILELDITEDSGHLTPTLKVKRNLVMRDFAKEIDELYDGKR, encoded by the coding sequence TTGCGCGAGTACAGCGTTCCCGTCCTGGTCGATGTGCCTGCTTCCGCCGGCCTGTCCGACACCGTGTTCAAGCGGGCCGAGCAGGAGCCGGGCGCCGTGATCATGCGCCGTAAGGCGGACTCCGGCTGGCCCGTGGTCACCGCCTCCGAGTTCCGCGATCAGGTGGTCGAGGTGGCCAAGGGGCTGATCGCGGCGGGGATCTCGCACGGCGACCGGGTCGCGCTGATGTCGCGCACCCGCTACGAGTGGACGCTGGTCGACTACGCCATCTGGACGATCGGGGCGGTCACCGTGCCGATCTACGAGACCTCCTCGGTCGAGCAGGTCAGGTGGATCCTGACCGACAGCGAGGCGAAGGCGGTGTTCGTCGAGCTGGACGAGCACGAGGAGACCGTCAGGGAGGCCGCGCCCGAGCTGAAGGCGGTCTGGCGGATCGACGGCGCCCTGGAGCCGGGTGACGTCTCCGACGCCGACGTGGATCGGCGGCGCGAGCGGGTGGGCATCGCCGACCTCGCCACCGTCGTCTACACCTCGGGCACCACCGGACGCCCCAAGGGCTGCCGCATCACCCACGACAACCTGCTCTTCACCGCCCTCAACGTGCTGCGCGGCCCGCTGGAGCCGCTGTTCGCCACCAAGGACCCGGCGGCCCTGCTGTTCCTGCCGCTGGCGCACATCCTCGCCCGGATCATCCAGGTGGTGCTGATCGAGGCGGGCGCGGTCATCGCGCACACGCCCAACATGAAGAACGTGGCCCCCGACCTGCAGGACTTCAAGCCCACGTTCCTGCTGGGCGTGCCCCGCGTGTTCGAGAAGGTCTACAACGGCGCCGAGCAGAAGGCCATCTCCGGCGGCAAGGGCAAGATCTTCGCCAGCGCCGTGGACGTGGCGACGGCCTCGAGCCGCGCCTCCGCCGCCGGCGTGCCCCTCGGCCTGCGGCTGAAGCATCTGCTGTTCGACCGGCTGGTGTACACCAAGCTCCGCGCGGCCACGGGCGGCCGCCTGTCGGCCGCCGTCTCCGGCGGCGGCGCGCTGGGCGAGCGGCTCGGCCACTTCTTCAGGGGCGTCGGCATCGAGGTCTTCGAGGGCTACGGCCTGACGGAGACCACCGGGCCGTGCACGGTCAACATGCCGTACGGCAACAAGATCGGCACCGTCGGCAAGCCCCTGCCCGGCGTGAGCCTGCGCATCGCCGACGACGGGGAGATCCTGGCCAAGGGCCGCAACGTCTCCCCGGGCTACTGGAGGAACGACGAGGCCACCGCCGAGGTGATCGACGCCGAGGGCTGGTTCCACACGGGCGACATCGGCGAGCTGGACGCCGACGGCTACCTGCGGATCACGGGGCGCAAGAAGGAGATCCTGGTGACGGCGGCGGGCAAGAACGTCGCCCCCGGGCCGATCGAGGACGCGCTGCGCGCCCACCCGCTGATCTCCCAGGCCATGATCGTCGGCGACGGCCGGCCCTTCGTGGCCGCCCTGATCACCCTCGACCCGGAGGCGCTGCCCGACGGGGCCTCCCCCGCCGCGCTGCGCACGGACCCGGCGGTGCTGGCGCAGGTCCAGGAGGCCGTGGACCGGGCCAACCTGCTGGTGTCGAAGCCCGAGCAGATCAAGAAGTTCACGATCCTGGAGCTGGACATCACCGAGGACAGCGGGCACCTGACGCCCACGCTCAAGGTCAAGCGCAACCTCGTCATGCGCGACTTCGCCAAGGAGATCGACGAGCTCTACGACGGCAAGCGCTGA
- a CDS encoding DeoR/GlpR family DNA-binding transcription regulator, with protein MLAQQRQQAILELVRQNGGVRVVELVRAFGVSDLTIRRDLEVLAGRGLLAKVHGGATSVGSTDEPGFAVKSVRQEGEKRAIARRAAALVRPGATVALSAGTTTWTLARRLAAVPALTVVTNSVRVAEVFRHAGRGDQTVVLTGGVRTPSDALVGPVAVAAIRRLNVDLLFLGVHGMTVRAGFTTPNLMEAETDRALVEAAGRLVVPADHTKWGTVGISTIAELREADVLVSDSGLPPPAREELAGHVGELLIAEAPGPAPRGRDGP; from the coding sequence ATGCTCGCCCAGCAGCGTCAGCAGGCGATTCTGGAGCTCGTCAGGCAGAACGGCGGCGTCCGCGTGGTCGAGCTGGTGCGCGCGTTCGGCGTCTCCGACCTCACCATCCGCCGGGACCTGGAAGTGCTGGCCGGGCGCGGCCTGCTGGCCAAGGTGCACGGCGGCGCCACCAGCGTCGGCTCCACGGACGAGCCGGGCTTCGCGGTCAAATCGGTGCGCCAGGAGGGGGAGAAGCGGGCCATCGCCCGCCGCGCCGCCGCCCTCGTACGGCCCGGCGCCACCGTGGCGCTCTCGGCCGGAACCACCACCTGGACCCTGGCCCGCCGCCTGGCCGCCGTCCCGGCCCTGACCGTCGTGACGAACTCGGTGCGCGTCGCCGAGGTCTTCCGCCACGCCGGCCGGGGCGATCAGACGGTCGTGCTCACCGGCGGCGTGCGCACCCCGTCGGACGCGCTGGTCGGCCCGGTCGCGGTGGCCGCGATCCGCCGGCTCAACGTGGACCTGCTCTTCCTCGGCGTGCACGGCATGACCGTCAGGGCCGGCTTCACCACCCCGAACCTGATGGAGGCGGAGACCGACCGCGCCCTCGTGGAGGCGGCTGGCCGGCTCGTCGTGCCCGCCGACCACACCAAGTGGGGCACGGTCGGCATCAGCACCATCGCGGAGCTGCGCGAGGCGGACGTGCTCGTCAGCGACTCAGGGCTGCCGCCGCCGGCCAGGGAGGAGCTGGCCGGGCACGTGGGCGAGCTCCTCATCGCCGAGGCGCCCGGCCCGGCCCCGCGTGGCCGCGACGGCCCCTGA